Proteins found in one Fulvitalea axinellae genomic segment:
- a CDS encoding DUF6952 family protein has protein sequence MKIPAIKKLVESYTEAQLNDAAEALENESTPNIEVPGDDEGEQLTHALAAAWILERMRDGKVEFKVALREYTGMVRGSIS, from the coding sequence ATGAAAATACCAGCGATAAAAAAATTGGTCGAAAGCTATACCGAGGCGCAACTCAATGATGCGGCGGAAGCTTTGGAAAACGAATCGACTCCCAATATAGAAGTTCCTGGAGATGACGAAGGCGAGCAGTTGACACACGCTTTGGCGGCGGCTTGGATTCTCGAAAGAATGAGGGACGGAAAAGTGGAGTTTAAAGTGGCACTGAGGGAATATACGGGAATGGTAAGAGGGTCAATCAGCTGA
- a CDS encoding protein disulfide isomerase family protein → MAVITITDADFKETIEGNDKVIVKFFAGWCGSCRLLKPKFKRLSEDERFQGVVFAEVDAEKNPEARRAVGVTNLPFIATFNSGKTIAAEATSKEERLVELLGEI, encoded by the coding sequence ATGGCTGTTATCACAATTACCGACGCTGATTTCAAAGAAACGATTGAGGGAAATGACAAAGTGATCGTGAAATTTTTTGCGGGCTGGTGCGGAAGTTGTCGCTTATTGAAACCGAAGTTTAAGCGTCTTTCGGAAGATGAGCGCTTTCAAGGCGTTGTTTTTGCCGAAGTGGACGCCGAGAAAAACCCTGAGGCTCGTCGTGCGGTAGGGGTGACCAATCTGCCTTTTATAGCGACTTTTAACTCCGGAAAAACGATCGCCGCCGAAGCTACAAGTAAAGAAGAGCGCTTGGTGGAGTTGTTAGGTGAAATTTAA
- a CDS encoding N-(5'-phosphoribosyl)anthranilate isomerase → MLKTLVKVSGVNNLSDARYCSGMMVEWIGFNIEQGSSGSLTPKEFKEITDWVAGVKLVGEFNAATAEDISATLKDFNVDAIQFNQAEQAQELSETGKTLIFRLDRSTTDPRQTEEILDSVAEYADYVLIESSGDECATLPDFSEIPEGIKVLLGDGVSEKNVESLLAGNCVVGISIKGGDEIKPGYKDFDEMASILEKLEED, encoded by the coding sequence ATGCTAAAAACTCTCGTGAAAGTAAGCGGGGTGAACAACCTCAGCGACGCCCGGTATTGCTCGGGTATGATGGTGGAATGGATCGGTTTCAATATTGAACAGGGAAGTTCGGGAAGCCTTACGCCCAAAGAATTCAAGGAAATCACCGATTGGGTGGCGGGAGTCAAGTTGGTGGGCGAATTTAACGCCGCCACTGCCGAGGATATTTCGGCTACGCTCAAAGACTTCAACGTGGACGCTATCCAGTTCAACCAAGCGGAACAAGCCCAAGAACTGTCGGAAACGGGCAAAACCCTAATCTTCCGCCTCGACCGTAGCACTACGGACCCAAGGCAAACGGAAGAGATTCTCGACTCCGTAGCCGAATACGCCGATTACGTACTTATCGAAAGCTCTGGCGACGAATGCGCAACATTACCCGATTTCTCGGAAATTCCGGAAGGCATTAAAGTATTGTTGGGTGACGGCGTGTCGGAGAAAAACGTCGAAAGCCTGTTGGCTGGAAATTGCGTTGTGGGAATCTCTATCAAAGGAGGCGACGAGATTAAGCCCGGTTACAAAGACTTCGACGAGATGGCGTCGATACTGGAAAAACTGGAAGAGGATTGA